The sequence GAGGCCGAGGGCAAGGACGACGTCTACATCCTCCGCCTTGAGCAGTTCTATCCCTGGCCGATGCGGTCCCTGACCACCGAGCTGAACAGGTTCGCCAACGCCGAACTGGTCTGGTGCCAGGAGGAGCCCAAGAACATGGGCGGCTGGACTTTCGTCGATCCCTGGCTGGAGCTGACCCTGGCCCGGATGAAGATCGCGGCCAAGCGCGCCCGCTATGTGGGCCGCCCGGCCTCGGCCTCGACCGCCGCCGGCCTGATGAGCCGCCATACCAAGGAGCTGAAGGCCTTCCTCGCCGAGGCCCTGGCCGAGTAGCGGCGCCCGCTTAAAGCCTGTTCGAGATGAGACCGGGGGGCTAATAGCCCCCGACCAAGGAGCACGACCCGATATGACCGACATCATGACCCCGGCGCTCGGCGAATCCGTCACCGAAGCGACCGTGGCCCGCTGGGCCAAGAAACCCGGCGAGGCGGTCAGGAAGGACGAGGTCCTGGTCGAGCTGGAGACCGACAAGGTCTCGCTGGAAGTGGTGGCCCAGGAGGACGGCGTCCTTTCAGAGATCGCCTTCGATGAGGGCGCGACCGTGACGCCCGGCGCCGTGCTCGGCCGCATCTCCGCCGGCGGCGCGGCCGCAGCCCCGGCCAAGCCGGCCCCGAAGGCCCCTGAACCCGCGCCGTCGCCCGCCCCGGCAGCGCCTGCACCGACTCCCGTCGCCGCCGCCCCCGCACCGGCCGCCTCGGCCTTGCCGCTGTCGCCCTCGGTGCAGCGCATCGTCGCCGAGAACAGGCTCGACCCGGCCGCGATCGCCGGCAGCGGCAAGGACGGTCGCATCACCAAGGGCGACGCCTTGGGCGCCATCGAGGCGGCGGCGGCGATCCCCGCCGCCGCCCCGGCTCCGACCCTGGTCGCCGCCGAGCCCCGCGCCCTGGCCGACCGGGAAGAGCGGGTGCGCATGACGCGCCTGCGCCAGACCATCGCCCGCCGGCTGAAGGAGGCGCAGAACACCGCCGCCATGCTGACCACCTTCAACGAGGTGGACATGAGCGCGATCATGGCCCTGCGCAATCAGTACAAGGACGTGTTCGAAAAGCGCCACGGGGTGAAGCTCGGCTTCATGAGCTTCTTCGTGAAGGCCTGCATCGCCGCGCTGAAGGACGTGCCGGACGTCAACGCCGAGATCGAAGGCACGGACCTGATCTACAAGAACCACTATGACATCGGCGTCGCCGTCGGCACCGACAAGGGCCTGGTGGTGCCGGTGGTGCGCGATGCCGACGCCCTGAATCTGGCCGGGGTGGAAAAAGCCATCGGCGCCCTCGGCAAGAAGGCCCGCGACGGCCAGCTGGCCATGGAGGACCTGCAGGGCGGCACCTTCACCATCTCCAACGGCGGGGTCTATGGCTCGCTGATGTCGACCCCGATCCTGAACGCGCCGCAGTCCGGCATCCTGGGCATGCACAAGATCCAGGAGCGGCCGATGGTGGTCGGCGGCCAGATCGTGATCCGCCCGATGATGTACCTGGCCCTTTCCTACGACCACCGCGTGGTCGACGGCCAGGGCGCGGTGACCTTCCTGGTGAAGGTCAAGGAACACATCGAAGACCCGCAGCGGTTGCTGCTGGACCTCTGATACCGCTAAGCTCGCCGCCATGGCCCTGGCTGTGGTGGCGACCTTCACCAATCTGCCGGAGGCGCAGGTCGCCGCCAGCGCCCTGCGCTCGGGCGGTATCGACGCCATCGTCATGGACGAGCATTTCGGCGTGGCGATGTGGGTCGAGCAGTTCGCCCTCCAGGGCTTCCGGGTAGCTGTGCCTGGCGACCAGCTCACCGACGCGCGCGCCTTCTTCAAAGAGTTGACGCCGCCCCGGCCGCGCCGCGCGCCGCCGCGCTCCCCTGTCCAGAAGGCTGCGGGCGCTGGCTGGCGCCTTGGCTCCGTGCTCACAGCCTTCTTTCTGTTCCCCTATGCCGGCTGGCTGATCGTCGGCGCCGCGCATCGGCGTCCGAAAGGATCCGTCGCCGCGATGCTGACGGGGACCTTGCTCGTGGCTGGAGCCGCCATCGCCGCCATTCTGCTGCTCCGCCTGCTGATGGGGCTGTTTCCCAACCTCGCCGCGCCACCCTATTGAACGTCGGCTGGCGCACACGTATCTACGTCTTGTATCTACAAAAGCGAGGCGTCCCATGCCCGGCGTCAAGGAAGAGGGCCGGCCCTTCGAAGGCGAGCCTGCCCGCGCCAAGCTGTTCCAGCATGGCGGCAGCCAGGCGGTGCGCCTGCCAAAGGCGTTCCGGTTCGAAGGAACGGAAGTGTCGATCCGAAAGGAAGGCGAGGCCGTGATCCTGGAGCCGGTTCCGCCGAAGCGGAGGCGACCCCGTACGAAGGAAGAGATGGAAGCGTTCTGGGCCGAACTCGACAGCTATGGCGACGCTGATTTCCCGGATCGGGATCAGCCGCCGCTTCAAGAGCGCGACTGGTGGTGACGCTCGCGCTCGACACCAACGTCATTGTCGACATCGTCCGCGCCAGGAGTGCTGCAGTTCGTAAGCGTTTCGACGCGGCTGTGCTGGGCGACCAGAGGCTGGTGGCGTCACTGGTCGTGCTGCACGAACTGGAATTCGGTTGCCTGAGACACCCAAAGCCTGACGCCGAACGCGTCAGGGTGCGTTTCGCGCTCAACGATATCGACTTGGAACCGTTCGACGAGACCGACGCGATCGTCGCCGCCAAAGTACGCGCAGACCTGGCCAGGATCGGACGGCCGATCGGCGCGTACGACCTGCTGATCGCTAGCCAGGCCCTGGCGCGCGACTGGACCCTCATCACCGCCAACACCCGCGAATTCAGCCGCATCGAGGGCCTGAAGGTCATCGACTGGAGCGTGGTCTGATTGAGCGGAATGCGGGCGGAAAACCGCTTCGCACTTTTCCTCATCCCGCTCTAAGGCTAGACGACAGCCGCGCTTTTCGAAGAGGATTTGCACACATGGCCGCTTACGACGTGGTGATCATCGGGGGCGGGCCCGGCGGCTACAATGCGGCGATCCGCGCCGGGCAGCTGGGGCTGAAGGTCGCCTGCGTCGAGGGGCGCGCGACCCTGGGCGGCACCTGCCTCAATGTCGGCTGCATGCCGTCCAAGGCGCTGCTGCACGCTTCGGAGATGCTGGAAAGCGCCCAGAAGGACTTCGCAGGCCTGGGCATCGACGCGACCGTGGCCCTGAACCTGCCCAACATGATGAAGCAGAAGGACGACAGCGTCGGCCAGCTGACCAAGGGCATCGAGTTTCTGTTCAAGAAGAACAAGGTCGATTGGATCAAGGGCTGGGGCAAGATCGCCGGCGCCGGCAAGGTCGAGGTGGCCGGCGGGGACGGCCAGGCCACGACGCTGGAAGCCAAGAACATCCTCATCGCCACCGGCTCCGAGCCTTCGCCGCTGGCGGGGGTCGAGGTCGACCAGAAGCGCATCGTCGATTCCACCGGCGCCCTGTCGCTGCCGGAGGTTCCCAAGAGCCTGGTCGTCATCGGCGCCGGCATCATCGGCCTGGAGCTGGGCTCGGTCTGGCGCCGCCTGGGCGCCCAGGTGACGGTGGTGGAGTTCCTCGACCGCATCTGCCCGGGCATGGACGAGGAGACCGCCAAGACTTTCCAGCGCTCGCTGACCAAGCAGGGCATGACCTTCAAGCTGGGCGCCAAGGTCACCGGGGCCAAGACCTCCAAGTCCGGCGTCAGCCTGTCGGTCGAGCCGGTCAAGGGCGGCGAAGCCGAGACCCTGACCGCCGACTACGTGCTCTTGGCCATTGGCCGGCGGCCCTACACCCAAGGCCTGGGACTGGAGAGCGTCGGCATCACCCCCGACAAGCGCGGCTTCATCGAGACCGACCATTTCAAGACCTCCGCGCCCGGCGTCTGGGCCATCGGCGACGTCACCCACGGCCCGATGCTGGCGCACAAGGCCGAGGACGAGGCGGTGGCGGCGATCGAGGTCATGGCCGGCAAGGCCGGGCACGTGAACTACGACGTCATTCCGGGCGTGGTCTATACGCACCCCGAGGTGGCCTGGGTCGGCAAGACCGAGGAGGAGCTGAAGGCCGCGGGCGTCGCCTACAAGGCCGGCAAGTTCCCCTTCACCGCCAATTCCCGCGCCAAGATCAACCACGAGGCCGAGGGCTTCGTGAAGGTGCTGGCCGACGCCAAGACCGACCGGGTGCTGGGCGTGCACATGATCGGCCCCCAGGTCGGCGAGATGATCGGCGAATACTGCGTGGCCATGGAGTTCGCCGCGGCCTCGGAAGACGTGGCCCGCACCTGCCACCCGCACCCGACCCGTTCCGAGGCCCTGCGCCAGGCGGCCATGGGCGTCGAAGGCTGGACCATGCAGGCCTGATCCTTCAGGCGTGCGGATGAGCCTTGGAATAGGCCGCCAATAGTCCGGCCGCATCCACGTCGGCATAGCGCTGGGTCGTGGACAGCGAGGCATGGCCGAGGAGTTCCTGGATCGCCCTCAGGTCCGCGCCGGCGCCGAGGAGGTGGGTGGCGAAGCTGTGCCTGAGGGCGTGCGGCGTCGCGCTGTCGGGCAGGCCGAGCCGGCCGCGCAGGCGCTGCATCAGGGCCTGGGCGTGGCGGGGGCTGTAGGGGCCGCCGCGGGGCGCCCGGAAGAGGACGTCCTTGGGGCCGAGCGCGAAGGGCTGGGCGGCGGCATAGCCGGCGATGGCCTCGCGCACCACCGGCAGCACGGGAACCAGCCGGGTCTTGCCGCCCTTGCCGGTGATGCGCACCGTCTCGCCCAGGGGCGTATCGGCGAGGGTCAGGGACAGGGCCTCGGAGATGCGCAGGCCGCAGCCCCAGAGCAGGGTGATCAGGGCCCCGTCGCGGGCGATCTCCCATTCCGGCAGGTCGCTGTCGAAGCCCGCCTCCTCGATCAGGCCGTTGGCCTGGTCCTCGCTCACCGGCCGCGGGACGCCCTGGGGCAGGCGCGGGCCGCGCACCAGGGTCACGGCGGCGTTGGGCGTGTCCAGCCGCCGGTCGAGCCAGCGATGGAAGGCGCGGATGGCCGACAGGGCCTGCGATACGGACCTCGGCCCCAGCCCCTTCTCGCCGCCACGCCGAAAGGCGAGGTAGGCGCGAAGGTCGCCGCCCGACACCTCCGCCAGGCCCGGAAGGCTCAGCGCGCCGCCCTGGTGCTGTTCGAGAAAGACGATGTAGGCGCCGACACAATCGCCATAGGCGCGGACCGTCCGCGGCGAAGCGCGGCGCTCCTGTTCCAGATAGGTCAGCCAGGCGGCCAGGGCCTCCCGCGCGGTCTTTACAGCACCGGCCATCGCTCGGCCGTGCGTTCGACCACCCGGGCCAGGAACGAGACCAGCTCGGTCCCCATCTGCGGCAGAAAGCCGACCGGATCGGAAGAGCCGAACACCAGGACGCCCTCACGGGCCGGGTTCCAGAGGGCCAGGCGCACCATGGCGGTGCTGGCGATCTGGTCGGCCTGGTCGCCGAACAGGGTCTTGGCCGCCAGCACCGGTCCCATGCGCGCCGGGCCGGTCAGGCCCAGCAGCTCATCGACAGCCCCGCCCCGCAAGGCCTTCCATCCGGCCGGCACCCCGCCGGGACCTTCCAGCCCGACCACCCCCGCCACCAGGCCGAAGCGCAGGCGGGCGGTCTCGTCCACGCGCCGGGCCAGGTCGGCGTGGTTGCGCGCCTCCAGAAGGTCGATCACCGCTGCATGGGTCTGGGCCTGGGCGGCGAAATTCGCCCGCGCGGTCACCTCCAGGTGACGGCGCGCCGCCTTTTCCCGAGACTTGTCTGCCGAGAGGCGCGCCAGGGCCGCGGGGCCGAACTCGATGATGTTGTCCGCGCGTAGCCAGAGGCCGAGCACCGACAGCAGATCGGCATCGCCGCGGATCAGGTTCGGATGCTCGCGCAGGAAGGCCGAGACCACCTTCCAGTCCTTCGCCAGGGCCTCTTCCAGCTTGGCCTTGGCCGCATCCGTCGGCGTCTTCGGCTGCTCGCTCACGACCCCTCTCACCCCCAACTCGAACCCGCCGTCCCGTATGGCGCCCGGGATGGTTAAGAAGCGATTCACGCCGTTCTCGAATCGCTCGCGAAGAGCGGCGCAAATCTGCTCTAAGCTCCCTCGCCATGCCGAGAGTCGCAAGCATCCTTCTGCCCCTGCCGCTGCCCGAGGCGTTCGACTACGCCGAGCCGGAAGGGATGGATCTGGGCCTCGGCGACATCGTCGTGGCGCCCCTCGGCCCCCAGCGGCTGATCGGAGTGGTGACGGGCCTGAAGGAGGGGGCCGGGCACAACCGGCCGCTGAAGCCGGTGTTGGACCGGCTGGCCGAACCGCCCCTACCCAAGAACACCCTGGCCTTCATCCAATGGGCCGCGCGCTACAGCGTCGACGCCCCAGGCGCGCCCCTGGCCATCGCCCTGCGCGGCGCCCGCGCGCCACGGCCGAAGCCACAGCGGCTGTTGTTCGCCACCGGCGCCGCGCCGGCCCGCGCGACGCCCGCGCGGGCGCGCGTGCTCGAGGCCGCGACCGGCCCCATGAGCGCCACCGCCCTGGCCGAGGCGGCCCAGGTCTCGGCCTCGGTGCTCAAGGGGCTGGTTGACGAAGGCGTCCTGGAAGCGCGGCTGGTCGAGCCGGAAACGCATTTCTCGACGCCCGATCCGGACCACAAGCATCCGGCCCTCAACCCCAGTCAGGCGGCGGCGATGCAGGTGCTTGCGGGCCTGGCCGAGGCTGGTGGATTCCAGGCGGCCTTGCTGGACGGGGTCACCGGCTCGGGCAAGACCGAGGTCTATCTGGAGGCGGTCGCCCAGGTGCTGGCCCAGGACCCGGCGGCCCAGGTCCTGGTCTTGCTGCCCGAGATCGCCCTGACTCAGGCGGTGATCGCCCGCTTTACCGACCGTTTCGGCGCCGCCCCGGCCGAGTGGCACTCGGGCATCACCCCGGCCCAGCGGCGGCGAGCGTGGGAAGGCGTCGTCTCGGGCGAGGCGCGCATCGTCATCGGCGCCCGCTCGGCCCTGTTCCTGCCCTTCGCCCGCCTGCGCATGATCGTGGTCGATGAAGAGCACGACGGCTCCTACAAGCAGGAGGAAGGCTTCATCTACCAGGCCCGCGACCTGGCCGTGGTCCGGGCCAAGATCGAGGGCGCGCTGGTGGTGCTGGCCTCGGCCACCCCCTCGCTGGAAACCCTTTGGAACGCCGAGGCCGGGCGCTATCGCTGGCTGCGGCTGACCGACCGGCATGGGATCGCGGAGCTGCCCGAGGTCTCTCTGGTCGATCTGCGCGAGACCCCGCCCGAGCGCGAGCGCTGGCTTTCGCCGCCCCTGATCAAGGCCCTGGCCGAGACCTACGCCAAGGGCGAACAGAGCCTGCTGTTCCTCAATCGCCGGGGCTATGCGCCGCTGGTGCTCTGCCGGGCCTGCGGCGAGAAGCTGACCGCGCCGGACACCGATTCCTGGCTGGTCGAGCATCGCTACACCGGCCGGCTGATCTGCCACCTGACCGGCTTTTCCATGAAGAAACCCGAGGCCTGCCCCCACTGCGGGGCCAAGGACAGCCTGGCCTCGATCGGTCCCGGGGTGGAGCGGGTCGAGGAGGAGGCGCGCGAGTTGTTCCCCGAGGCCCGCATCGCCGTCTTCTCCTCCGACACCATGTGGGACCCGGAGGCGGCCAAGGCGATGATCGTGGCCATGGAGGCGGGCGAGATCGACATCCTGGTGGCCACCCAGGCTGCGGCCAAGGGTCACAACTTCCCGAACCTGACCCTGGTGGGCGTGGTCGACGCCGACCTGGGCCTCAAAGGGGGCGACCTGCGCGCCGCCGAACGCACCTTCCAACTGCTGGCCCAGGCCGGAGGGCGGGCCGGGCGGCATGAGCGGCCAGGCAGGGTGCTGCTGCAGACCTATGCGCCGGAGCACGCGGTGATGCAGGCCCTGGCGGCCCAGGACCGCGACGCCTTCGTCGCCGCCGAAATGGAGGCGCGCCAGCTCTCCGGCCTGCCGCCCTATGGTCGGCTCGCGGCGATCATCCTGTCGGGTCCAGATGCGGCCGCACTGGACGCCTTCGCCCAGGGCCTGGCGGCTGTGGCGCCCAATGCCGAGGGGATCGAGATCTACGGCCCGGCCGACGCGCCCCTGGCCCTGGTGCGGGGCCGCCGGCGCAAGCGGTTCCTCATTCGCGCGGATCGCAAGGTGGATCTGCCGGCCTTCCTGGCGGCGTGGCGGGCCAGGGTGCGGGTTCCCGGCTCGATCCGCATGACCATCGACGTGGACCCCTACAGCTTTCTCTAAAGCCGGATGCCGTAACGGCAGGGACCTAAGCTGCGGGCTCTATTGGCCAAAAGGCCTGGATTCCGTCGGTTGCGGCGCCGAAGAACGCGTGCTATCAGGCGCGCGGCTTCGGGCTGGGGGCTCTGAGTACGCCCTTTCGTCCACGTGCTTTCCTAAGCGCAATCAAGCCTTTCCAGCCGTCGCGGGGCCTCTCGCGGCTGGCGCGACCGACATAATTGGTGGGTTTCAACTTGGCGGACGATTCCAAGGTTACGGATGTGAGCGCGCGGTATGCGCAGGCTCTGTTCGATCTGGCGAGCGACAATGGTCAGATCGCGAACGTGGACGCCGACCTGAAGTCCCTCAAGGCCATGATCGCCGACAGCGCCGACCTGCGGACCCTGCTGGCCTCGCCGGCCTTCGATTCCGAAGCCAAGGGCAAGGGCTTGGCCGGCATCGCCGACGCCGCCGGCTTCCACGCCCTGACCAAGAAATTCCTGGCCTTCCTGGCCCACCAGCGCCGCGCCAACGCGCTCGGCGGCGTGATCACCTCCTACGAGGCCCTGTCCGCCGCCCACCGCGGCGTGGTTTCGGCCCAGGTGACCAGCGCTGTGCCGCTGACCGCCGCCCAGACCAAGGGCGTCGCTGCGGCCCTGCGCCAGTCGCTGGGCAAGGACCCCGAGATCGAAACCCGCGTCGACCCCGCCATTCTCGGTGGGCTGAAGGTGCGTGTCGGTTCCCGCCTGTACGACGCTTCGCTCAAGTCGAAGCTCGATTCCCTCAAGTTCGCCCTGAAGAGAGCGTAAGCCCATGGACATCCGCGCCGCCGAGATTTCGGCCATCCTCAAGTCCCAGATCGCCAATTTCGGCGAAGAAGCCGACGTTTCCGACGTCGGTCAGGTGCTGTCCGTCGGTGACGGCATCGCGCGCGTGTTCGGCCTGGACAAGGTCCAGTCGGGTGAAATGGTCGAGTTCCCCTCGGCCGGGGTCAAGGGCATGGCCCTGAACCTGGAGCGCGACAATGTCGGCGTCGTGATCTTCGGCGACGACCGCGCCATCTCGGAAGGCGACGAAGTCCGCCGCCTGGGCGAAATCGTGGACGTGCCGGTGGGCAAGGGCCTCCTGGGCCGCGTGGTCAACCCGCTGGGCGAGCCGATTGACGGCAAGGGTCCGATCGTGAACGTGGCCGAGCGCCGCCGCGTGGACGTCAAGGCGCCGGGCATCATCCCGCGCAAGTCGGTGCACGAGCCGGTGCAGACCGGCCTGAAGGCCATCGACAGCCTGATCCCGGTCGGCCGCGGCCAGCGCGAGCTGATCATCGGCGACCGCCAGACCGGCAAGACCGCCGTGGCGATCGACACCATCCTGAACCAGAAGTCGATCAACGCCGGCGATGACGAGAGCGCCAAGCTCTATTGCATCTACGTCGCCATCGGCCAGAAGCGCTCGACCGTGGCCCAGATCGTCAAGACGCTCGAGGAGCGCGGCGCCCTGGACTACACCATCGTCGTGGCCGCCACAGCTTCCGAGCCGGCCCCGCTGCAGTTCCTGGCCCCCTTCGCGGGTTGCGCCATGGGCGAGTGGTTCCGCGACAACGGCATGCACGGCCTGATCATCTATGACGACCTGTCCAAGCAGGCCGTGGCCTATCGCCAGATGTCTCTGCTGCTGCGCCGCCCGCCGGGCCGCGAAGCCTATCCGGGCGACGTCTTCTACCTGCATTCGCGCCTGCTCGAACGCGCCGCCAAGCTCAATGAAGACAACGGCGCCGGCTCGCTGACCGCCCTGCCGGTGATCGAAACCCAGGCCAACGACGTGTCGGCCTACATCCCGACCAACGTGATCTCGATCACCGACGGCCAGATCTTCCTGGAAACCGACCTGTTCTACCAGGGCATCCGCCCGGCGGTGAACGTCGGCATCTCGGTGTCGCGCGTGGGCTCCTCGGCCCAGATCAAGGCGATGAAGACCGCCTCGGGCCCGATCAAGGGCGAGCTCGCCCAGTATCGCGAGCTGGCCGCCTTCGCCAAGTTCGGCTCCGACCTCGACGCCGCCACCCAGCGTCAGCTGGCCCGCGGCGAGCGCCTGACCGAGCTTCTGAAGCAGCCGCAATACGCGCCGCTGCTGGTCGAAGAGCAGGTCTGCGTGATCTATGCCGGCACCCGCGGCTATCTCGACGGCGTTCCGACCGCCCAGGTCGGCCGCTTCGAGCAGGAACTGCTGGCCCGCCTGCACTCCAAGCACCAGCCGCTGCTGGACAAGATCCGCACCGGCAAGGAGCTGAAGAAGGATCTGGAAGACGAGCTGAACAGCGCGCTGAAGGCGTTCGCTGAGACCTTCGCGTAAGCCTTGAGCAGGAGCGCCTGACATGGCCAGCCTCAAGGAAATGCGTAGCCAGATCGCCAGCGTGAAGGCTACGCAGAAGATCACCAAGGCGATGCAGATGGTCGCCGCAGCCAAGCTGCGCCGCTCGCAGGACGCCGCCCAGAACGCCCGGCCCTACGCCACGCGCATGGCCGCGGTGATCGCCAACCTGGCGGCGGGGGTGTCCGGCGACGGCGCGCCCAAGCTGCTTGTCGGCACCGGCCGCGACCGCAGCCACCTGATCGTGGTGGCGACCTCGGACCGCGGCCTCGCCGGCGGCTTCAACTCGTCGATCGTCCGCGCCGCGCGCGAGCGGATCGCCTCCCTGCTCGAACACGGCAAGGAGGTGAAGATCCTCACCGTCGGCAAGAAGGCCCGCGACCAGTTGCGCCGAACCTATGGCGACCGCTTTGTGGCCAGTTTCGAGGCCGGCTCCGCACCGACCCTGGAAGGGGCTCAGATCATCGCCGACAAGGTGCTCGAGCTGTACGGGGCCGGCGACATCGACGTGGTCACCCTGTTCTACAGCCGCTTCCGCTCGGTGGTGCAGCAGATCCCGACCGCCAAGCAGCTGATCCCGGCCGAAGTGGTGGAGGGCGCGCCCAAGATCGATCTCAAGGGCGCAGCCTACGAGTACGAGCCGGACGAGGAGACCATCCTCGAGACCCTGCTGCCGCGCAACATCATGGTCCAGGTCTTCTCCTCGATGCTGGAGAACCAGGCCGGCTTCTTCGCCGCCCAGATGACCGCGATGGACAACGCCACGCGCAACGCCGGCGATATGATCAACGCGTACACGATCAAGATGAACCGCACCCGTCAGGCGCAGATCACCAAGGAGCTGATCGAGATCATCTCCGGCGCCGAAGCCCTTTAGGACGAAAGAGTTAGACGATGGCCACGACCCCAGCCGCCGCCAAGAAACCCGCCGCCAAGGCTCCGGCCAAGAAGGCCGCCCCCAAGGCCGCAGCCTCCAAGGCCGCCGCGCCGAAGATCGCCACGCCTGCTGGCGTCGCCACCGGCCGCGTGGCCCAGGTC is a genomic window of Phenylobacterium montanum containing:
- the odhB gene encoding 2-oxoglutarate dehydrogenase complex dihydrolipoyllysine-residue succinyltransferase — its product is MTDIMTPALGESVTEATVARWAKKPGEAVRKDEVLVELETDKVSLEVVAQEDGVLSEIAFDEGATVTPGAVLGRISAGGAAAAPAKPAPKAPEPAPSPAPAAPAPTPVAAAPAPAASALPLSPSVQRIVAENRLDPAAIAGSGKDGRITKGDALGAIEAAAAIPAAAPAPTLVAAEPRALADREERVRMTRLRQTIARRLKEAQNTAAMLTTFNEVDMSAIMALRNQYKDVFEKRHGVKLGFMSFFVKACIAALKDVPDVNAEIEGTDLIYKNHYDIGVAVGTDKGLVVPVVRDADALNLAGVEKAIGALGKKARDGQLAMEDLQGGTFTISNGGVYGSLMSTPILNAPQSGILGMHKIQERPMVVGGQIVIRPMMYLALSYDHRVVDGQGAVTFLVKVKEHIEDPQRLLLDL
- a CDS encoding antitoxin → MPGVKEEGRPFEGEPARAKLFQHGGSQAVRLPKAFRFEGTEVSIRKEGEAVILEPVPPKRRRPRTKEEMEAFWAELDSYGDADFPDRDQPPLQERDWW
- a CDS encoding type II toxin-antitoxin system VapC family toxin — its product is MVTLALDTNVIVDIVRARSAAVRKRFDAAVLGDQRLVASLVVLHELEFGCLRHPKPDAERVRVRFALNDIDLEPFDETDAIVAAKVRADLARIGRPIGAYDLLIASQALARDWTLITANTREFSRIEGLKVIDWSVV
- the lpdA gene encoding dihydrolipoyl dehydrogenase, with amino-acid sequence MAAYDVVIIGGGPGGYNAAIRAGQLGLKVACVEGRATLGGTCLNVGCMPSKALLHASEMLESAQKDFAGLGIDATVALNLPNMMKQKDDSVGQLTKGIEFLFKKNKVDWIKGWGKIAGAGKVEVAGGDGQATTLEAKNILIATGSEPSPLAGVEVDQKRIVDSTGALSLPEVPKSLVVIGAGIIGLELGSVWRRLGAQVTVVEFLDRICPGMDEETAKTFQRSLTKQGMTFKLGAKVTGAKTSKSGVSLSVEPVKGGEAETLTADYVLLAIGRRPYTQGLGLESVGITPDKRGFIETDHFKTSAPGVWAIGDVTHGPMLAHKAEDEAVAAIEVMAGKAGHVNYDVIPGVVYTHPEVAWVGKTEEELKAAGVAYKAGKFPFTANSRAKINHEAEGFVKVLADAKTDRVLGVHMIGPQVGEMIGEYCVAMEFAAASEDVARTCHPHPTRSEALRQAAMGVEGWTMQA
- a CDS encoding tyrosine recombinase XerC; amino-acid sequence: MAGAVKTAREALAAWLTYLEQERRASPRTVRAYGDCVGAYIVFLEQHQGGALSLPGLAEVSGGDLRAYLAFRRGGEKGLGPRSVSQALSAIRAFHRWLDRRLDTPNAAVTLVRGPRLPQGVPRPVSEDQANGLIEEAGFDSDLPEWEIARDGALITLLWGCGLRISEALSLTLADTPLGETVRITGKGGKTRLVPVLPVVREAIAGYAAAQPFALGPKDVLFRAPRGGPYSPRHAQALMQRLRGRLGLPDSATPHALRHSFATHLLGAGADLRAIQELLGHASLSTTQRYADVDAAGLLAAYSKAHPHA
- a CDS encoding DUF484 family protein; this encodes MSEQPKTPTDAAKAKLEEALAKDWKVVSAFLREHPNLIRGDADLLSVLGLWLRADNIIEFGPAALARLSADKSREKAARRHLEVTARANFAAQAQTHAAVIDLLEARNHADLARRVDETARLRFGLVAGVVGLEGPGGVPAGWKALRGGAVDELLGLTGPARMGPVLAAKTLFGDQADQIASTAMVRLALWNPAREGVLVFGSSDPVGFLPQMGTELVSFLARVVERTAERWPVL
- a CDS encoding primosomal protein N' encodes the protein MPRVASILLPLPLPEAFDYAEPEGMDLGLGDIVVAPLGPQRLIGVVTGLKEGAGHNRPLKPVLDRLAEPPLPKNTLAFIQWAARYSVDAPGAPLAIALRGARAPRPKPQRLLFATGAAPARATPARARVLEAATGPMSATALAEAAQVSASVLKGLVDEGVLEARLVEPETHFSTPDPDHKHPALNPSQAAAMQVLAGLAEAGGFQAALLDGVTGSGKTEVYLEAVAQVLAQDPAAQVLVLLPEIALTQAVIARFTDRFGAAPAEWHSGITPAQRRRAWEGVVSGEARIVIGARSALFLPFARLRMIVVDEEHDGSYKQEEGFIYQARDLAVVRAKIEGALVVLASATPSLETLWNAEAGRYRWLRLTDRHGIAELPEVSLVDLRETPPERERWLSPPLIKALAETYAKGEQSLLFLNRRGYAPLVLCRACGEKLTAPDTDSWLVEHRYTGRLICHLTGFSMKKPEACPHCGAKDSLASIGPGVERVEEEARELFPEARIAVFSSDTMWDPEAAKAMIVAMEAGEIDILVATQAAAKGHNFPNLTLVGVVDADLGLKGGDLRAAERTFQLLAQAGGRAGRHERPGRVLLQTYAPEHAVMQALAAQDRDAFVAAEMEARQLSGLPPYGRLAAIILSGPDAAALDAFAQGLAAVAPNAEGIEIYGPADAPLALVRGRRRKRFLIRADRKVDLPAFLAAWRARVRVPGSIRMTIDVDPYSFL
- a CDS encoding F0F1 ATP synthase subunit delta produces the protein MADDSKVTDVSARYAQALFDLASDNGQIANVDADLKSLKAMIADSADLRTLLASPAFDSEAKGKGLAGIADAAGFHALTKKFLAFLAHQRRANALGGVITSYEALSAAHRGVVSAQVTSAVPLTAAQTKGVAAALRQSLGKDPEIETRVDPAILGGLKVRVGSRLYDASLKSKLDSLKFALKRA
- the atpA gene encoding F0F1 ATP synthase subunit alpha, which gives rise to MDIRAAEISAILKSQIANFGEEADVSDVGQVLSVGDGIARVFGLDKVQSGEMVEFPSAGVKGMALNLERDNVGVVIFGDDRAISEGDEVRRLGEIVDVPVGKGLLGRVVNPLGEPIDGKGPIVNVAERRRVDVKAPGIIPRKSVHEPVQTGLKAIDSLIPVGRGQRELIIGDRQTGKTAVAIDTILNQKSINAGDDESAKLYCIYVAIGQKRSTVAQIVKTLEERGALDYTIVVAATASEPAPLQFLAPFAGCAMGEWFRDNGMHGLIIYDDLSKQAVAYRQMSLLLRRPPGREAYPGDVFYLHSRLLERAAKLNEDNGAGSLTALPVIETQANDVSAYIPTNVISITDGQIFLETDLFYQGIRPAVNVGISVSRVGSSAQIKAMKTASGPIKGELAQYRELAAFAKFGSDLDAATQRQLARGERLTELLKQPQYAPLLVEEQVCVIYAGTRGYLDGVPTAQVGRFEQELLARLHSKHQPLLDKIRTGKELKKDLEDELNSALKAFAETFA
- a CDS encoding F0F1 ATP synthase subunit gamma; amino-acid sequence: MASLKEMRSQIASVKATQKITKAMQMVAAAKLRRSQDAAQNARPYATRMAAVIANLAAGVSGDGAPKLLVGTGRDRSHLIVVATSDRGLAGGFNSSIVRAARERIASLLEHGKEVKILTVGKKARDQLRRTYGDRFVASFEAGSAPTLEGAQIIADKVLELYGAGDIDVVTLFYSRFRSVVQQIPTAKQLIPAEVVEGAPKIDLKGAAYEYEPDEETILETLLPRNIMVQVFSSMLENQAGFFAAQMTAMDNATRNAGDMINAYTIKMNRTRQAQITKELIEIISGAEAL